A part of Amycolatopsis camponoti genomic DNA contains:
- a CDS encoding ABC transporter ATP-binding protein, which yields MRDSVAGTTTGMSISIQGVTKIYGRDSAHEFEALKPISMDIKAGEFVSIVGPSGCGKSTLMLMVAGLLPMSSGVIEIGGRVVTKAFTDVGIAFQDHLLLDFRTALDNVLLQAEIRHIDKDALRSRAVDLFRQLRLEQAMGKYPRQMSGGMRQRVSLIRTIVHEPPVLMLDEPFGALDALTRLQVRSDLESLWLRNKSTVLFITHSVEEAVGLSDRIFVMSPSPGEIIEEITVDLPRPRPISLTGSAEFGKYAGHIYALFEKMGVLHGMAPAAAGSGA from the coding sequence ATGCGAGATTCAGTGGCCGGCACGACAACCGGAATGTCCATTTCGATTCAGGGTGTCACGAAGATCTACGGACGTGACTCCGCTCATGAGTTCGAGGCGCTCAAGCCCATCTCGATGGATATCAAGGCAGGCGAGTTCGTCTCGATCGTCGGTCCCTCGGGATGTGGCAAGAGTACGTTGATGCTGATGGTGGCGGGCCTGCTTCCGATGTCTTCGGGCGTGATCGAAATCGGCGGGCGAGTGGTGACGAAGGCCTTCACCGACGTCGGTATCGCGTTTCAAGACCATTTGCTGCTGGACTTCCGCACCGCATTGGACAACGTCCTGCTCCAAGCGGAGATCCGGCACATCGACAAAGATGCGCTGCGGTCCAGGGCGGTCGACTTGTTCCGGCAGCTCCGCCTGGAGCAGGCGATGGGTAAGTACCCGCGACAGATGTCGGGGGGAATGCGGCAACGCGTTTCGCTCATCCGGACGATCGTCCACGAGCCACCGGTCTTGATGTTGGACGAGCCGTTCGGGGCGCTCGACGCCCTCACACGCCTCCAGGTGCGATCCGACCTGGAGTCGCTTTGGCTGCGGAACAAGTCCACCGTTCTGTTCATCACCCACAGCGTCGAGGAAGCGGTCGGGCTGTCCGATCGGATCTTCGTCATGAGCCCGAGTCCGGGCGAGATCATCGAGGAGATCACGGTGGACCTGCCGAGGCCCCGGCCCATCTCCCTCACCGGTTCGGCCGAGTTCGGCAAGTACGCCGGTCACATCTATGCACTCTTCGAGAAGATGGGCGTTCTCCACGGTATGGCGCCCGCAGCTGCTGGCAGTGGTGCTTGA
- a CDS encoding aldehyde dehydrogenase: protein MQQYPMYVDGQWADSATGEWLDSTDPYSGEVWARIPAGTAQDAGRAVDAAQAAMTTGPWATFTASQRGGCLRAVADLIIANADRLADSEVRDNGKLLTEVQGQIAAVAQCWHYYAGLADKVQGATIPTEKANAFAFTTREPVGVVAALTAWNSPLWFATVKAAPALAAGCSVVVKPSEFASASTLELARLVDEAGLPAGVFNVVTGLGATAGTALVEHSDVAKIAFTGSDVTGAAIYRSAATTMKRVSLELGGKSPTIVFDDADLDLAAVGVMSGIFGAAGQMCAAGSRLLVHTAVKDELLAKLLELAADLRMGDPRDPATNVGPISTPPQFEKVLAYLDVARADGARCVLGGARATGPGLGAGQFVEPTIFTDVRNDMRIAREEVFGPILSVIEFKDEQEAVTLANDNPYGLVAGVWTTDIGRSLRMSKALRVGTVWVNTYRTYSYMVPFGGTKQSGLGREHGIEAIDEYLETRSVVISTDDAPPANPFVMR, encoded by the coding sequence GTGCAGCAGTACCCGATGTACGTCGACGGACAATGGGCCGACTCCGCTACCGGAGAGTGGTTGGACAGCACGGATCCGTACAGCGGCGAGGTGTGGGCCCGGATTCCCGCCGGCACCGCTCAGGACGCGGGCCGGGCCGTGGACGCGGCTCAGGCCGCCATGACCACGGGCCCGTGGGCGACTTTCACCGCTTCTCAGCGAGGCGGCTGTCTCCGCGCTGTCGCGGACCTCATCATCGCCAATGCCGACCGCCTCGCCGACAGTGAGGTCCGTGACAACGGCAAGCTCCTGACCGAGGTCCAAGGGCAGATCGCGGCGGTGGCCCAGTGCTGGCACTACTACGCGGGGCTCGCGGACAAAGTCCAGGGTGCCACCATCCCGACCGAAAAGGCCAACGCGTTCGCTTTCACCACTCGCGAACCGGTCGGAGTCGTCGCCGCCCTGACCGCATGGAACTCCCCGCTGTGGTTCGCCACCGTGAAGGCCGCCCCCGCCCTGGCCGCCGGGTGCTCCGTCGTGGTCAAACCGTCCGAGTTCGCCTCCGCGAGCACCCTCGAACTTGCTCGCCTCGTGGACGAGGCGGGTCTGCCTGCCGGTGTGTTCAACGTCGTCACCGGACTGGGTGCAACAGCCGGTACGGCACTGGTCGAGCACTCCGACGTCGCCAAGATCGCGTTCACCGGGTCCGACGTCACCGGCGCCGCCATCTACCGCAGCGCCGCCACCACCATGAAGCGGGTGTCTCTCGAACTCGGCGGGAAGTCGCCCACCATCGTCTTCGACGACGCCGACCTCGACCTCGCCGCGGTGGGGGTGATGTCGGGCATCTTCGGCGCGGCCGGCCAGATGTGCGCCGCCGGTTCACGACTGCTCGTCCACACCGCGGTCAAGGACGAACTGCTGGCGAAGCTGCTTGAGCTGGCCGCCGATCTCCGCATGGGCGATCCGCGCGACCCGGCCACGAACGTCGGCCCGATTTCGACGCCGCCGCAGTTCGAAAAGGTGCTCGCCTACCTCGATGTCGCCCGTGCGGACGGTGCCCGGTGTGTCTTGGGCGGTGCCCGCGCCACCGGCCCGGGCCTGGGTGCCGGTCAGTTCGTCGAACCCACCATCTTCACCGACGTCCGCAACGACATGCGTATCGCGCGTGAAGAGGTGTTCGGCCCCATCCTGTCCGTCATCGAATTCAAGGACGAGCAAGAGGCGGTAACCCTGGCGAACGACAACCCCTACGGCCTCGTCGCCGGCGTGTGGACAACCGACATCGGTCGCTCGCTGCGCATGTCGAAGGCGCTGCGCGTCGGCACGGTCTGGGTCAACACCTACCGCACGTACAGCTACATGGTCCCGTTCGGCGGCACGAAGCAGTCCGGGCTCGGGCGCGAACACGGCATCGAAGCCATCGACGAGTACCTCGAGACCCGCAGTGTTGTCATCTCCACCGACGACGCGCCCCCCGCCAACCCGTTCGTGATGCGGTGA
- a CDS encoding SDR family NAD(P)-dependent oxidoreductase, whose product MTTAPTTASSTSTTPGRLAGRRIVITGAAAGIGKAVAHLFAEHGAALTLLDRDENGLSGTAADVRASAHAVDITSEAEVSGAIRTAAATMGGIDGLVNCAGIMFRGRAGDVSADEWRHVLDVNLTGTYIVIRAALPWLEQQDGSSVVNMASGQGLLPNAPGYSAYAASKGGIITLTRALAAELAPRVRVNSVSPGMVDTAMADGYRDNVDSYALRRLGKPEEIARAVLFLTSTESSYVTGAALAADGGRTFH is encoded by the coding sequence GTGACAACGGCACCCACAACCGCGTCTTCGACCAGCACGACGCCGGGCCGGCTCGCCGGCCGGCGGATCGTCATCACCGGCGCCGCCGCCGGCATCGGCAAAGCGGTCGCCCACCTCTTCGCCGAGCACGGTGCCGCACTCACCTTGCTGGACCGCGACGAGAACGGGCTTTCCGGCACGGCCGCGGACGTCCGGGCGAGCGCACACGCCGTCGACATCACTTCCGAAGCGGAAGTCAGCGGTGCGATCCGGACGGCAGCCGCCACGATGGGCGGCATAGACGGATTGGTGAACTGCGCGGGCATCATGTTCCGCGGCCGGGCCGGCGACGTGTCCGCCGACGAGTGGCGGCACGTGCTCGACGTCAACCTCACCGGCACGTACATCGTGATTCGCGCCGCCCTTCCTTGGCTGGAGCAGCAGGACGGTTCCAGTGTCGTCAACATGGCTTCCGGCCAAGGCCTGCTGCCGAACGCTCCGGGGTACTCGGCCTACGCCGCGTCGAAGGGCGGCATTATCACCCTCACTCGCGCCCTGGCCGCCGAGCTGGCCCCCCGCGTCCGTGTCAACAGTGTGTCGCCGGGGATGGTCGACACGGCCATGGCGGACGGGTACCGGGACAACGTCGACTCCTACGCGTTGCGGCGGCTGGGGAAACCGGAGGAGATCGCGCGGGCCGTGTTGTTCCTGACCAGCACAGAGTCCTCCTACGTGACCGGGGCCGCACTGGCCGCCGACGGCGGCCGCACCTTCCACTGA